Proteins encoded by one window of Paroedura picta isolate Pp20150507F chromosome 9, Ppicta_v3.0, whole genome shotgun sequence:
- the METTL4 gene encoding N(6)-adenine-specific methyltransferase METTL4: MAIVHCQSAGWLLDHLAFINQTGYRLSHAHEHHARTFFDVPSAAASSDKGPIAAATPVTSNSCRKRSVSELGAAGKKSSEMLQKTYLFREEFFNVFKPHIAADFQKESQQCSSEVGLEDKGSEQREGAKSGNSHSEVAKKKRKRRSSVLNHGEHDALEYHLKIRKVISEAARSLIQEGLKSGFLQSSSAKLISSRTHDMKHNDFSLVDLCEMAKQYSFVNETEQRAICKINEDTSVPEQVQLSCIIENVTNNAKLITLMGHAYLFPPKSSFLLSDISCMQPLLKYNKKFGIIVIDPPWENKSVKRSNRYSYLPSWQIKQIPMPALAAPECLVVTWVTNRQKHLRFVKDELYPHWAVHGVVEWYWVKITKSGEFVFPLESSHKKPYEILVLGRIQGSSEMPLRTSGDEALPLPDHKLIVSVPSTLHSHKPPLTEILKEYTRPDVECLELFARNLQPGWTSWGNEVIKFQHMDYFTEEQNQK, from the exons ATGGCTATTGTACATTGTCAATCAGCAGGATGGCTACTGGATCATCTCGCCTTCATAAACCAGACTGGCTACCGGTTGAGCCATGCCCATGAACATCATGCCAGAACCTTTTTTGAtgttccttctgctgctgcttcctcagaTAAGGGTCCTATTGCGGCTGCTACCCCAGTTACTTCAAACTCTTGCAGGAAAAGGTCTGTTTCTGAGCTTGGCGCTGCAGGGAAGAAATCAAGTGAAATGCTCCAGAAGACATACTTGTTCAGGGAAgaattttttaatgtgtttaagCCCCACATAGCTGCAGACTTTCAAAAGGAATCTCAGCAGTGCAGCTCTGAGGTTGGTCTAGAAGACAAAGGATCAGAACAGCGGGAAGGAGCCAAGAGTGGCAACTCTCATTCTGAAGTGGCTAAAAAG AAACGAAAAAGAAGAAGCAGTGTATTAAATCATGGTGAACATGATGCTTTAGAATATCATTTAAAG ATAAGGAAGGTGATTTCAGAGGCTGCCAGAAGTTTAATCCAGGAGGGGCTCAAAAGTGGCTTTCTCCAGTCCAGTTCTGCAAAACTAATCTCTTCCAGGACTCATGACATGAAACATAATGATTTCAGCTTGGTTGATTTATGTGAAATGGCAAAACAGTATTCATTTGTGAATGAAACAGAACAAAGAGCTATATGTAAGATAAATGAAGACACCTCTGTGCCAGAACAGGTTCAACTTTCCTGTATTATAGAAAACGTCACAAACAATGCAAAGTTAATAACATTAATGGGGCATGCTTATTTATTTCCACCTAAAAGCAGTTTTCTTTTATCTGATATTTCTTGTATGCAGCCTCTTTTGAAGT ATAATAAAAAATTTGGTATAATTGTGATAGATCCACCATGGGAGAACAAATCTGTTAAAAGAAGTAATCG GTATAGCTACTTGCCATCATGGCAAATCAAACAAATTCCTATGCCAGCCCTGGCAGCCCCAGAGTGCCTTGTGGTCACATGGGTGACTAACAGACAGAAGCATCTCCGTTTTGTCAAGGATGAGCTTTATCCCCACTGGGCTGTGCATGGAGTGGTAGAGTGGTATTGGGTGAAG ATTACAAAGTCTGGAGAGTTTGTGTTTCCACTCGAGTCTTCTCACAAGAAGCCTTATGAAATTCTCGTATTGGGCAGAATCCAAGGAAGTTCAGAAATGCCATTAAG AACATCAGGAGATGAAGCACTTCCGCTTCCAGACCATAAATTAATTGTGAGCGTGCCTTCCACTCTTCATTCACATAAGCCTCCTCTTACAG AGATTCTGAAAGAATATACCAGACCAGATGTGGAGTGTTTGGAATTATTTGCTCGGAATTTGCAGCCTGGATGGACCAGTTGGGGCAATGAAGTTATCAAATTTCAGCATATGGATTACTTCACTGAAGAACAAAATCAAAAGTGA